In one Phyllostomus discolor isolate MPI-MPIP mPhyDis1 chromosome 8, mPhyDis1.pri.v3, whole genome shotgun sequence genomic region, the following are encoded:
- the LOC114503313 gene encoding polyadenylate-binding protein 1-like: MSSSAPSSSSSTLYMEDLHPDVTEVMLYEKFRPAGPILAIRIFRHGSTRHSLGCAYVRFQQPASAERALDTMNFDIVKGKPLHIMLCQRDPPLGQRGVGNIFIKNLDKSIKKEALYDAFSAFGNILSCEVVCDENRSKHYGFVHFETEEAAERSMQKMNGMLLNDHKIFVGRFKAPEEREADLDVNANEFINVCVKNFGEDMDDDQLKDLFGKFGPVLSVKVMTDESGKSKGFGFVSFRRHEDAQKAVDEMNGKELNGKQIYVGQAQKKAQRQAELKRQFEQKKQDRISRCQGVNLYVANLDDHIDDERLQKEFSPFGTITSAKVMMKGGCSKGFGFVCFSSAKEASKAATEMNGRIVATKPWSVALAQCKEKCQAHLTNKCMQRPTNVTAMLIPKSNPYQLAADPLTQNHAPYYSPSQTAQQRLSPHWTAQGARPHPFQNMPSATCPASPRPPLSTMRPVSSQVPRVMSTQRVANTSTKTVGSRPVAAAAATAPAAATTSAVLPVPQCNYTTGVRSPQHLNAQPQVTMPQLAVHEQGQKPLTASMLASASPREQEQKQLLGEWLFPLIQSLYPTLAGKITCMLLEIDNSELRRVLESPRSLCSKVDEAAAVLQAHQA; the protein is encoded by the coding sequence ATGAGTTCCAgcgcccccagctcctcctcttccaCGCTCTACATGGAGGACCTACACCCGGACGTGACGGAGGTGATGCTCTACGAGAAGTTCAGGCCGGCGGGGCCCATCCTCGCCATCCGAATCTTCAGGCACGGGTCAACCCGTCACTCCTTGGGCTGCGCTTACGTGCGCTTCCAGCAGCCAGCGAGTGCGGAGCGTGCTTTGGACACCATGAATTTTGATATTGTGAAGGGCAAGCCACTTCACATCATGTTGTGCCAGCGAGATCCACCGCTTGGCCAAAGAGGAGTGGGCaacatattcattaaaaatttggaCAAATCCATTAAAAAAGAAGCACTGTATGATGCATTTTCTGCATTTGGTAACATCCTTTCATGTGAAGTGGTTTGTGACGAAAATCGTTCCAAGCATTATGGATTTGTACATTTTGAGACAGAGGAAGCAGCTGAAAGATCTATGCAAAAAATGAATGGGATGCTTCTAAATGATCACAAAATATTTGTTGGACGATTTAAGGCTCCTGAAGAACGAGAAGCAGATCTTGACGTTAATGCAAACGAGTTCATCAACGTTTGCGTCAAGAATTTTGGAGAAGACATGGATGATGACCAACTTAAAGATCTCTTTGGCAAGTTCGGACCTGTCTTGAGTGTGAAAGTAATGACCGATGAAAGTGGAAAATCTAAGGGTTTTGGATTTGTGAGCTTCAGAAGACATGAAGATGCACAGAAAGCTGTGGATGAGATGAATGGAAAGGAACTCAATGGAAAACAAATTTACGTTGGCCAAGCTCAGAAGAAAGCGCAACGGCAGGCAGAACTTAAGCGCCAATTTGAACAGAAGAAGCAAGATAGGATCAGCAGATGCCAGGGTGTTAACCTCTATGTGGCAAATCTTGATGATCATATTGATGATGAACGTCTCCAGAAAGAATTCTCTCCATTTGGTACTATCACTAGTGCCAAAGTTATGATGAAGGGTGGTTGCAGCAAAGGGTTTGGTTTTGTATGTTTCTCCTCAGCAAAAGAAGCCAGCAAAGCAGCTACAGAAATGAATGGTAGAATTGTGGCTACCAAGCCATGGTCTGTAGCTTTAGCTCAGTGCAAAGAAAAGTGCCAGGCTCACCTCACTAACAAGTGTATGCAGAGACCGACAAATGTGACAGCTATGCTCATCCCCAAAAGCAACCCCTACCAGCTGGCAGCTGACCCACTGACTCAGAACCATGCTCCATACTATTCTCCTAGCCAAACTGCTCAACAAAGACTGAGTCCTCACTGGACTGCTCAGGGTGCCAGACCTCATCCATTCCAAAATATGCCCAGTGCTACCTGCCCAGCCTCTCCTAGACCACCACTTAGTACTATGAGACCAGTTTCTTCACAGGTTCCACGAGTCATGTCCACACAGCGTGTTGCTAACACATCAACAAAGACAGTGGGTTCACGTCctgtagctgctgctgctgctactgctcctgctgctgctactACTTCTGCTGTCCTCCCTGTTCCACAGTGTAACTATACTACAGGAGTTCGCAGTCCTCAACATCTTAATGCACAGCCACAAGTTACCATGCCGCAGCTTGCTGTTCACGAACAAGGTCAGAAGCCTTTGACTGCTTCCATGTTGGCATCTGCCTCTCCTCGAGAGCAAGAGCAAAAGCAACTGTTGGGCGAATGGCTCTTTCCTTTAATTCAGTCCTTATACCCTACTTTGGCTGGTAAAATCACTTGCATGTTGTTGGAAATTGATAATTCAGAGCTTCGTCGTGTGCTTGAGTCTCCACGGTCTCTCTGTTCCAAAGTTGATGAAGCTGCAGCTGTATTACAAGCCCACCAAGCTTAA